A window of Tepidisphaeraceae bacterium contains these coding sequences:
- a CDS encoding glycoside hydrolase family 88 protein, with the protein MHLTPTEIIKPFEPVPFTTGLRAPSGVRLMGIAPDKPLRLRWTAQPAATGASALRVTIGIDDRACPTSLLHVHDGGTGDRLGTFEIRYSGAFKIQSMPLTPTMAAALAINGAELRLENATHLHLIESTEPACPVLQPHLLGPSVDTDPVKQFLQRMRTPAVRHPFGWLAGCVMDGQAELHRHDPNGGYEAALQSIFIDDFFRDGGIWNESPGARPSDGKYYGIEATLPVAQLARLNPSHPAVDAAIDFWLSRKHPDDLVRDSHTSTEGCYTIAWPMAVVARVRDRDDLRDLAIRQCVRRMEVNVRDGFVWQLVTEQGEPRLRHWCRGVGWYLLGSVRTLIETGRTHDALLASLISVIDGLPPLTPGQAWPNFIDDPTIATDSSGTAAIAAAITLGVEAGLFPNRLQPIADAAVKNLIAHLTPDGLLRGCSQENKGGEALQRSSYRVISQMGMGLLAQARVGE; encoded by the coding sequence ATGCACTTAACGCCAACAGAGATCATCAAGCCGTTCGAACCGGTTCCCTTCACCACAGGCCTTCGTGCGCCGAGCGGCGTGCGCCTGATGGGCATCGCGCCCGACAAACCGCTCCGCCTGCGCTGGACCGCGCAGCCCGCGGCGACCGGCGCCAGCGCGCTACGCGTGACGATCGGCATCGATGACCGCGCCTGTCCCACGTCGCTGTTGCACGTGCATGACGGCGGTACCGGTGACCGGCTCGGCACGTTCGAGATTCGCTACAGCGGGGCGTTCAAGATCCAGTCGATGCCGCTCACGCCCACCATGGCCGCCGCGCTGGCGATAAACGGCGCTGAACTGCGCCTGGAGAACGCCACGCACCTGCACCTGATCGAATCGACCGAACCCGCCTGCCCGGTGCTTCAACCGCACCTGCTGGGGCCCAGCGTCGATACCGACCCTGTGAAGCAGTTCCTCCAGCGCATGCGCACGCCCGCGGTGCGGCACCCGTTTGGCTGGCTGGCCGGTTGCGTGATGGACGGCCAAGCCGAACTGCATCGGCACGACCCAAACGGCGGCTACGAGGCGGCGCTACAGTCGATCTTCATTGATGACTTTTTCCGCGACGGTGGCATCTGGAACGAATCGCCCGGCGCCCGGCCGAGCGATGGGAAGTATTACGGCATCGAGGCGACGCTGCCCGTGGCGCAACTGGCTCGGCTGAACCCGAGCCACCCAGCGGTCGACGCTGCGATTGATTTCTGGCTGTCGCGCAAGCACCCCGATGACTTGGTGCGCGATAGCCACACCTCCACCGAAGGTTGCTACACGATCGCCTGGCCCATGGCCGTCGTCGCGCGCGTGCGCGATCGCGACGATTTGCGCGATCTGGCGATCAGGCAGTGCGTGCGGCGCATGGAGGTCAACGTGCGCGACGGGTTCGTCTGGCAACTGGTGACCGAGCAGGGCGAACCGCGGCTGCGGCACTGGTGCCGTGGCGTCGGCTGGTACCTGCTGGGCAGCGTGCGCACGTTGATCGAGACCGGCCGCACGCACGACGCGCTGCTGGCCAGCCTGATTTCTGTTATCGACGGCCTGCCCCCGTTGACGCCGGGGCAGGCGTGGCCGAACTTCATCGACGACCCCACGATCGCCACCGACAGCAGCGGCACCGCCGCCATCGCCGCGGCGATCACGCTGGGCGTCGAGGCTGGCCTGTTCCCCAACCGCCTCCAGCCCATCGCCGACGCTGCGGTGAAGAACCTGATCGCCCACCTCACGCCCGACGGGCTCCTGCGAGGCTGCTCGCAGGAAAACAAGGGAGGCGAAGCCCTCCAGCGCTCGTCGTACCGTGTTATCTCGCAGATGGGCATGGGCCTGCTGGCCCAGGCGCGCGTGGGAGAATAG